From a region of the Marinomonas mediterranea MMB-1 genome:
- a CDS encoding multicopper oxidase family protein, with the protein MQTCKQWIMPIKGLTIGSLTLLLAACSNHQTDHASHDMMSMDSEWTPNYIKLADYSPPTAVPEGVGEGCEYKIIPPEFKNVATADVLESGNGELNFTMSVAYQQRDIAGCNTWLRNYAYAQGDDAPKAALVGPTLKLKPGDILRFRLENRMPDCDAAPNFLCSGLTHHNHADSSSTPLTDEEAAQMNTPHNFNVTNFHTHGLWVSPSKNSDNVLLELQPGYAFDYEIRIPEDHPQGTFWYHAHVHGSTALQVSSGMAGAIIIEGGDPAKDVGQQPQIKGKVDHTFVMQQVAYDCNGVIEYYDANDVPNNVDVCEIDGKPANIFGPGEWQKTERRTLVNGQVVPRITLKPGEIQRWRFIHAGVRESLKLVTVRNSSTINLLKGIIGESNAIGTLNQIAVDGLNTGQLDEWCSGQPQLNCDIEALQPGYRADYLYQAPTTPGTYWLIDDQASDAKSLQGVFEDKAALMQVVVEGELQTDALPTSSSLASYQAHPTPTATQIAEMDHDTDNTQDMMFYLGSRTSISSITDPMCLTTSDNDLNNGQPGSDLIFSINGLPFGQNPDRDLTLGQWQRWNLCTRGLAPMHPYHIHVNPFYAYRTGPDGEQQGVWRDTLAIEIGDKNAPSNTVAYSENRYPTTLPGIDDPLTVKQMYTGAFVLHCHILDHEDQGMMQKVVLKE; encoded by the coding sequence ATGCAGACATGCAAACAATGGATAATGCCCATTAAAGGGCTGACCATCGGATCGCTCACACTCTTATTAGCCGCTTGCTCCAATCATCAAACAGATCACGCTTCACACGATATGATGTCGATGGACTCTGAGTGGACACCGAACTATATCAAGCTGGCCGACTACTCACCGCCAACGGCCGTTCCAGAAGGCGTTGGCGAGGGGTGCGAATACAAAATCATTCCTCCTGAATTTAAAAACGTCGCGACAGCCGATGTCCTTGAATCAGGAAACGGTGAGCTAAACTTTACGATGTCTGTCGCATATCAACAAAGAGACATTGCTGGGTGTAACACTTGGCTTAGAAACTATGCGTATGCACAAGGTGACGATGCGCCTAAAGCCGCACTAGTTGGCCCAACCTTGAAGCTCAAGCCTGGCGATATTTTGCGCTTTAGACTCGAAAACCGTATGCCAGACTGTGACGCCGCGCCAAACTTTTTGTGCTCTGGTCTTACTCACCATAATCATGCCGATTCATCGAGCACGCCTTTAACCGATGAAGAGGCGGCCCAAATGAACACCCCCCATAACTTCAATGTCACCAACTTCCATACCCATGGCCTCTGGGTTTCGCCGAGCAAAAACAGCGATAACGTGCTTTTAGAACTGCAACCCGGTTATGCATTTGACTATGAAATTCGTATCCCAGAAGACCACCCCCAAGGTACATTTTGGTATCACGCACACGTGCATGGTTCGACTGCACTGCAAGTATCAAGTGGCATGGCTGGAGCCATCATTATTGAAGGAGGCGACCCCGCAAAAGATGTAGGGCAACAGCCACAAATTAAAGGCAAAGTAGACCACACATTCGTCATGCAACAGGTGGCATACGACTGTAACGGGGTTATCGAATACTACGATGCGAATGACGTTCCTAACAATGTGGATGTCTGTGAGATTGATGGTAAACCCGCGAATATTTTTGGTCCAGGTGAATGGCAAAAAACCGAACGACGAACACTCGTCAACGGTCAAGTTGTTCCACGCATTACGTTAAAACCGGGAGAAATACAGCGCTGGCGCTTTATCCATGCAGGCGTAAGAGAGTCTCTCAAGCTCGTTACAGTCCGAAACTCTTCAACAATAAACTTGTTAAAAGGCATTATTGGGGAATCAAACGCCATTGGCACCTTAAACCAAATTGCGGTCGATGGTTTAAATACAGGCCAACTGGACGAATGGTGCTCAGGTCAGCCTCAGCTAAATTGCGATATAGAAGCGCTACAACCAGGTTACCGAGCTGACTATCTTTATCAAGCACCCACCACGCCAGGAACGTATTGGTTGATAGATGATCAGGCTTCTGATGCCAAATCCTTGCAAGGTGTGTTTGAGGATAAAGCCGCGTTAATGCAAGTGGTCGTAGAGGGTGAGCTGCAAACTGACGCATTACCGACGTCATCAAGCCTAGCGTCATATCAAGCGCATCCAACACCGACAGCAACCCAAATTGCTGAAATGGATCATGATACTGACAATACGCAGGACATGATGTTCTACCTAGGAAGTCGCACAAGCATCTCAAGCATTACGGACCCAATGTGCCTAACCACATCGGATAATGATCTAAATAATGGCCAGCCTGGCAGCGATTTAATATTTTCGATTAATGGCCTACCATTTGGACAAAACCCGGATCGAGATTTAACACTCGGACAATGGCAACGCTGGAACCTTTGTACTCGCGGCTTAGCTCCGATGCATCCGTATCATATTCATGTTAACCCTTTCTATGCTTACAGAACGGGGCCGGATGGCGAGCAGCAGGGCGTCTGGCGCGATACGCTCGCAATTGAGATAGGAGATAAAAACGCGCCATCTAATACCGTTGCGTATTCTGAAAACCGCTATCCGACTACCTTACCGGGTATCGACGATCCTCTTACTGTGAAACAAATGTATACCGGCGCATTTGTACTGCATTGCCATATTCTCGACCATGAAGATCAAGGTATGATGCAAAAAGTAGTACTCAAAGAATAA
- a CDS encoding HD domain-containing phosphohydrolase, with protein MIEKKRHSGIPLQVIVSSAIIISMLILAAGLTGVSYYLNRNTLIAEVEKKAVQVTNNLNHQIQQVTQSVDATVKLLEFDTITSMQTLETRKQRLPALARIMRLNHVLSAVYVGYNDGDFVLLRSLKNDHSKEVLSAPNNAEFMLQSIERDAAGNVIRTWWEFFDTDLNSISVSQPSSYLFDPRKRPWYRQANTQSSVALTAPYVFFSTLEIGTTFAIQNKTTGAVVGVDASIQDLSSFMKDLLPNEHTAMALVDQDGLVIGSPSDVSLIRYNIDTPRLITVDELGVPALDQLITQYAPSNSLAKMDVNGSNWYGFFQSVINESDQNWQVLYSVPEKQLLEDVNEHLIHQLTLSGIIIGILVLFGWLIGRSISRPLLLLSEEVGALASFDFNRKISVASSVKEVNLLSSLTDHMALAIKNFQSITQELSRDPDLEKMLEQVSKHLVAITSSEAGAVYLCSDKAGVMTLATTTNMDAPKTVLCGTHDWSNMKTSLHKVLDDAEKRVFLAPLVDRDNSMLGALALRLPKESMAADNAFQRFMEEVSGAAATAISTRKQFESQQTLMEAIIRLLADAIDAKSPYTSGHCERVPVLAEKLVEAAIDSNDPEYANFSMTDTQKREFRIAAWLHDCGKITSPEHIVDKATKLETIHNRIHEIRTRFEILWRDAEIAYLSGLLEGREALSLEKAKIRTQRKLQDDFAFIARSNIGSELMAEEDIERIAAIGSQTWRRHFSSHIGLSREEMAQLPSTPDILPATEYLISDKSEHIIPWGIRRPAVEKDNPQNVWGFDMSIPKQALNKGELYSLSVKRGTLTNEERFAINDHIVQTIKMLSALPFPEDLKNVPNIAGNHHEKMDGTGYPRKLTKAQMSIPERIMAIADVFEALTAADRPYKTAKTLSESMRILAFMVKDNHLDKNLFKLFVTSKAYLAYAEKYLKPEQIDTVSQTQLFNWAGIEVDVVHPS; from the coding sequence ATGATTGAAAAGAAGAGACACTCAGGTATTCCTCTCCAAGTGATCGTCAGTTCGGCCATCATAATCAGTATGCTAATTCTGGCCGCAGGGCTAACCGGAGTTTCATATTACTTAAACCGCAATACACTGATTGCCGAAGTCGAAAAAAAAGCCGTACAAGTCACCAATAACCTTAATCATCAAATCCAACAAGTTACCCAGTCCGTTGACGCGACCGTCAAACTGTTAGAGTTCGACACTATCACATCAATGCAAACCTTAGAGACACGCAAGCAACGTTTACCTGCGCTTGCTCGAATAATGCGCTTAAATCATGTTCTAAGCGCAGTCTATGTCGGCTATAACGATGGAGATTTCGTCTTACTAAGGTCACTTAAAAATGATCATTCTAAAGAAGTATTGTCTGCCCCAAATAATGCAGAATTCATGCTACAAAGCATCGAGAGAGACGCAGCAGGGAATGTCATTCGAACGTGGTGGGAATTTTTCGATACCGATCTCAACTCCATTTCTGTAAGCCAACCAAGCAGCTACCTTTTTGATCCTCGAAAACGACCTTGGTATCGACAAGCAAACACACAATCCTCTGTCGCCCTTACCGCACCTTATGTGTTTTTCAGTACTCTGGAAATAGGCACTACGTTTGCTATTCAAAATAAGACAACAGGCGCTGTCGTTGGCGTTGACGCTTCCATCCAAGACCTGTCGAGTTTCATGAAAGACTTACTACCGAATGAACACACGGCAATGGCACTCGTCGACCAAGATGGCTTAGTCATTGGTTCGCCTTCTGATGTATCACTCATACGCTATAACATTGATACTCCCCGTTTGATTACGGTTGATGAGCTCGGTGTGCCAGCACTTGATCAGCTTATTACTCAGTACGCACCGTCTAATTCCCTAGCCAAAATGGACGTCAATGGAAGCAACTGGTATGGATTTTTTCAGTCAGTCATTAATGAATCGGATCAAAATTGGCAGGTGTTATACAGTGTTCCAGAAAAACAGTTATTAGAAGACGTCAACGAGCACCTGATCCACCAACTGACGCTCTCGGGTATTATCATTGGCATACTGGTTCTATTTGGTTGGCTAATCGGTCGCTCGATCTCTCGCCCATTATTGCTTCTTTCTGAAGAAGTGGGCGCACTTGCCTCATTCGACTTTAATCGAAAAATTAGCGTGGCATCATCCGTTAAAGAAGTGAATTTGCTCTCCAGCTTGACCGATCATATGGCATTAGCCATTAAGAACTTTCAGTCGATAACTCAAGAATTATCCCGTGACCCAGACCTCGAAAAAATGCTCGAGCAAGTATCGAAGCATTTAGTCGCAATTACCTCATCGGAGGCTGGAGCCGTCTATCTGTGCTCTGATAAAGCGGGAGTAATGACCTTAGCCACTACGACAAACATGGACGCACCAAAAACGGTACTGTGCGGGACACACGACTGGTCTAACATGAAAACGTCCCTGCATAAGGTGTTAGATGACGCAGAGAAGCGGGTCTTTCTTGCGCCATTAGTTGATCGTGATAACAGTATGTTAGGCGCACTTGCGTTGCGTCTACCGAAAGAGTCAATGGCTGCCGATAATGCCTTCCAACGTTTTATGGAAGAAGTCTCAGGCGCCGCCGCAACAGCCATTTCGACCCGTAAGCAGTTTGAATCTCAACAAACCTTAATGGAGGCGATTATACGATTGTTGGCTGATGCCATCGATGCCAAGTCACCTTATACAAGCGGACACTGTGAGCGCGTTCCCGTTTTGGCAGAGAAACTGGTCGAGGCCGCAATTGATTCCAATGACCCCGAATATGCAAACTTTTCCATGACAGACACCCAGAAACGGGAATTTCGCATCGCTGCGTGGTTACACGATTGTGGCAAGATAACCAGCCCAGAGCACATCGTCGACAAGGCGACTAAACTAGAAACCATTCATAATCGAATCCATGAAATACGCACTCGTTTCGAGATACTTTGGCGGGATGCTGAGATTGCCTATTTAAGCGGTCTATTGGAAGGGCGAGAAGCACTTAGTTTAGAGAAGGCAAAAATTCGAACACAACGAAAGCTGCAAGATGACTTCGCTTTCATCGCCCGCTCAAACATCGGCAGCGAGCTGATGGCAGAGGAAGACATTGAGCGCATTGCCGCGATTGGTTCGCAAACTTGGCGACGACATTTTAGTAGCCATATTGGGCTTTCTCGCGAAGAAATGGCGCAGTTACCCAGTACACCGGATATTTTACCTGCAACAGAATACTTAATCTCAGACAAATCAGAGCACATTATTCCTTGGGGGATTCGCCGCCCTGCAGTCGAGAAAGACAACCCTCAGAATGTCTGGGGGTTTGATATGTCCATCCCCAAACAAGCTCTAAACAAAGGTGAACTTTACAGCCTAAGCGTAAAACGCGGTACGCTAACAAATGAAGAGCGCTTTGCAATCAACGATCACATTGTCCAAACCATCAAAATGCTCTCTGCCTTACCGTTCCCTGAAGACCTAAAGAATGTACCTAATATTGCCGGAAATCATCATGAAAAAATGGATGGCACAGGGTACCCAAGAAAATTAACAAAGGCGCAGATGTCGATTCCAGAACGCATTATGGCCATCGCAGACGTCTTTGAGGCCTTAACCGCGGCAGACCGCCCTTATAAAACCGCGAAAACGTTATCAGAATCAATGCGAATCCTCGCCTTCATGGTAAAAGACAACCACTTAGACAAAAACTTATTTAAGCTGTTCGTGACGTCAAAAGCCTATCTTGCTTATGCTGAAAAATATTTAAAACCCGAACAAATCGATACCGTATCGCAAACCCAATTATTTAATTGGGCAGGAATTGAAGTAGACGTTGTGCACCCAAGCTAG
- a CDS encoding aldehyde dehydrogenase (NADP(+)), which produces MTATIELTGNLIIAGNEVTGTQKPVSAINPATNQKMDPVYAGGTESHVDQAANAAWSVFDQFKATSPETRALLLETIAEEIFALGDTLVQRAMSETGLPQARIEGERGRTMGQLKLFAGVVRAGKYLDVRIDPAMPERAPLPRADLRLQFVPMGPVAVFGASNFPLAFSVAGGDTASALAAGCPVIVKAHSAHPGTSELVGKAITSALKKMELPAGIFSLLYGSGRDVGATLVAHPHIKAVGFTGSRAGGTALMNIAASRKEPIPVYAEMSSINPVFMMPSKLASDARSLAQGFIGSLTMGAGQFCTNPGLVIIKEGEGAEAFIDEAAQAIFASSTQTMLTPGIYDAYCQSVSALVENANAQLVAKGKTADTGSNQCQAHLFSTTADAFLKDDSLEGEVFGSTSLIIKCKSDEDFIKVAEKLEGQLTATLQINEGDYEQARSLLPVLERKAGRILCNAYPTGVEVSHAMVHGGPFPATSDTRTTSVGSAAIQRFVRPVCYQDLPEALQATAITDANPWQVPQLIDGK; this is translated from the coding sequence ATGACCGCCACAATCGAACTAACTGGAAACCTAATTATCGCGGGCAATGAAGTAACAGGAACACAAAAACCTGTATCTGCGATTAATCCAGCCACAAACCAGAAAATGGATCCTGTGTACGCTGGCGGAACAGAAAGCCATGTTGATCAAGCGGCTAATGCGGCTTGGTCTGTATTCGACCAGTTTAAAGCAACTAGCCCTGAGACTCGTGCGCTTTTACTAGAAACCATTGCGGAAGAAATTTTTGCGCTTGGCGATACACTGGTTCAAAGAGCGATGTCGGAAACGGGTTTGCCACAAGCTCGAATTGAAGGCGAACGCGGTCGTACAATGGGCCAATTGAAACTGTTTGCTGGTGTTGTACGTGCTGGTAAATACCTTGATGTGCGCATCGACCCAGCAATGCCAGAGCGCGCACCGCTGCCTCGTGCTGACCTGCGCCTACAATTTGTTCCAATGGGGCCAGTTGCCGTTTTCGGAGCCAGTAACTTCCCACTTGCGTTCTCTGTGGCTGGTGGCGACACGGCTTCCGCACTCGCTGCGGGCTGCCCGGTTATTGTTAAAGCGCACTCTGCTCACCCAGGCACATCAGAGCTTGTCGGCAAAGCAATCACATCTGCGTTGAAAAAGATGGAACTGCCTGCTGGTATTTTCTCTCTTCTATACGGTTCAGGTCGTGATGTTGGCGCGACGTTGGTTGCTCATCCGCACATCAAAGCAGTCGGTTTTACCGGTTCACGTGCAGGTGGTACGGCATTAATGAACATCGCTGCGTCTCGTAAAGAGCCAATTCCTGTCTACGCAGAAATGAGCAGTATTAACCCTGTTTTCATGATGCCAAGTAAACTTGCAAGCGATGCTCGTTCACTTGCACAAGGCTTTATCGGCTCCCTAACCATGGGCGCGGGTCAATTCTGTACTAACCCAGGCCTTGTGATTATTAAAGAAGGTGAGGGTGCTGAAGCGTTTATAGACGAAGCCGCTCAAGCCATTTTTGCCAGCAGCACACAAACCATGCTAACACCGGGCATCTATGATGCTTACTGTCAAAGCGTTTCAGCGTTAGTTGAAAATGCCAATGCACAGCTAGTGGCAAAAGGTAAGACCGCTGATACTGGCTCAAACCAATGTCAAGCACACCTTTTCTCAACCACTGCTGATGCTTTTTTGAAAGACGACTCACTAGAAGGTGAAGTGTTTGGCTCAACCTCACTGATCATCAAGTGTAAAAGCGATGAAGACTTTATTAAAGTCGCAGAAAAGCTGGAAGGGCAACTGACCGCTACATTGCAAATCAACGAAGGTGATTACGAGCAAGCGCGTTCATTATTGCCTGTGCTAGAGCGCAAAGCCGGTCGTATATTGTGTAACGCTTACCCTACAGGTGTTGAAGTGTCTCACGCGATGGTACACGGTGGACCTTTCCCTGCCACTTCCGACACACGCACAACATCGGTTGGCAGCGCGGCTATCCAGCGTTTTGTTCGTCCAGTCTGTTACCAAGACTTGCCAGAAGCGCTTCAAGCAACGGCAATAACCGATGCAAACCCTTGGCAAGTACCTCAGTTGATTGATGGTAAATAA
- a CDS encoding 5-dehydro-4-deoxyglucarate dehydratase, with the protein MSFSTEQMRTALSDGLLSFPVTDLDENGQFNAETFKSRVEWFVEKGVSTVFVAGGTGEFFSLSYEEFKQVVEVAVEAVGGRVPVIAAAGKSVPEARKFVAAAEEAGADGILLMPPFLTECPEDGVIEYATQVMTGSNLHFIYYNRGNGVLSAESVKELAARNPNLVALKDGTGNIAALNDTIKTVDDRLVYIGGVPTAEIFAEAYLSIGVNTYSSAVFNFMPDMAMSFYKSLRAGETENVKKIIQDFFIPFCRLRDTKKGYAVSLIKAGAELIDRSAGDVRAPLTRPTEADFAALKDIMDRQ; encoded by the coding sequence ATGAGTTTTTCAACTGAACAAATGAGAACAGCACTAAGTGATGGCCTACTGTCTTTTCCCGTAACGGATCTAGATGAAAACGGCCAATTCAACGCCGAAACATTCAAGTCTCGTGTTGAGTGGTTTGTTGAAAAAGGCGTTTCTACTGTATTCGTTGCTGGCGGAACAGGTGAATTTTTCTCTCTTAGTTATGAAGAATTCAAACAGGTAGTAGAAGTAGCGGTTGAAGCGGTAGGTGGACGTGTTCCAGTGATCGCGGCAGCGGGTAAAAGTGTTCCCGAGGCGCGTAAATTTGTCGCTGCAGCAGAAGAAGCTGGCGCAGATGGCATTCTTCTAATGCCTCCATTCTTAACAGAATGCCCTGAAGATGGCGTGATCGAATACGCGACACAAGTCATGACTGGCAGCAACCTGCACTTTATCTACTACAACCGTGGTAATGGCGTATTAAGTGCTGAGAGCGTCAAAGAACTGGCTGCACGCAACCCGAACTTGGTTGCACTTAAAGATGGTACAGGCAACATTGCGGCGTTGAATGACACAATCAAAACGGTTGACGATCGCCTAGTCTACATTGGTGGTGTTCCAACCGCAGAGATCTTCGCAGAAGCTTACCTGTCTATCGGCGTGAACACTTATTCGTCTGCTGTCTTTAACTTTATGCCTGACATGGCGATGAGCTTCTACAAGTCTCTACGCGCAGGCGAGACAGAAAATGTGAAGAAAATCATTCAAGATTTCTTTATTCCATTCTGTCGCCTACGTGACACTAAAAAAGGTTATGCTGTTAGCTTAATCAAAGCAGGCGCTGAATTAATTGACCGTTCAGCAGGCGATGTTCGAGCTCCACTGACTCGCCCAACAGAAGCAGACTTTGCGGCTCTTAAAGACATCATGGATCGCCAATAG
- a CDS encoding NAD-dependent epimerase/dehydratase family protein, translating into MKRILLTGAAGNLGKALRKQLAGWADELRLSDIVTIDDLQEGESFVNCDISDLQAVIELVKDCDGIIHAGGQSIEGTWDNILDRNIKGTYNIYEAARQQGVKRVFFTSSNHLVGFHERETLLDNDSPMRPDSLYGVSKGFGEVLARYYYDKFGIESTLARIGSCFPEIPNRRMLSTWLSERDLADLIKTTFDADRLGCTMVYAVSNNKAVWCDNRHASFIGWQPQDSSEPFADQPHLIEEGKRNDPNDPAIRYQGGAFVTAGHFDDEQE; encoded by the coding sequence ATGAAACGTATACTACTTACAGGCGCAGCAGGAAACTTAGGTAAAGCGCTGCGCAAACAATTGGCTGGATGGGCCGATGAACTGCGCTTGTCTGATATCGTCACAATTGACGACCTTCAAGAAGGTGAAAGCTTTGTCAATTGCGACATCAGCGACCTACAAGCGGTGATCGAATTGGTCAAAGATTGCGATGGCATTATCCATGCTGGCGGCCAGTCAATTGAAGGAACCTGGGATAACATTCTGGATAGGAATATTAAAGGCACCTACAACATCTACGAAGCAGCAAGACAGCAGGGTGTTAAACGTGTTTTCTTTACCAGTTCCAATCACTTAGTTGGTTTCCATGAGCGTGAAACCTTGCTGGATAATGACAGTCCAATGCGTCCAGACAGCTTATATGGTGTTTCAAAAGGGTTTGGAGAAGTGCTTGCTCGTTACTACTACGACAAGTTTGGCATTGAATCAACACTTGCTCGTATTGGTTCTTGCTTCCCTGAAATCCCAAATCGCCGCATGCTCAGCACCTGGCTCAGTGAAAGAGATCTCGCTGATCTCATCAAAACCACATTTGACGCCGATCGTCTTGGCTGCACCATGGTATACGCCGTGTCTAACAACAAAGCGGTATGGTGCGACAACCGACATGCCAGCTTTATCGGCTGGCAACCACAAGACTCTTCTGAGCCATTCGCCGACCAACCTCATCTTATTGAGGAAGGTAAACGCAACGATCCAAATGATCCCGCTATTCGGTATCAAGGAGGCGCCTTTGTGACCGCTGGCCACTTTGACGATGAGCAAGAGTAA
- a CDS encoding TRAP transporter large permease: MGLAILLGLFALLTVIGAPVAFALGMAAIAAFFYEGLPLMIGFQRIVSGVSTFSLLAIPFFIFAGELMLHGGIAARLIRLASASVGWMRGGLGQVNVFSSMLFGGISGSAVADTSALGSLLIPVMKEKGYDDDYAVNVTVTSSIAGIMIPPSHNMILYVVAAGGGMSVASLFVAGIVPGILMCLLLAFAARTIAIRKNFPTEPFAGLKAIFISFVASIPGLITAIIVVGGALSGVFTVTESGAIGAIYAILITALVYRTLSLKDFWVAVVRSVRTTGLVMVLVGCASAFGYMLALYEVPKLLAHALTSLSDNPIVILLLMNLILLVLGMIMDMAALILICTPIFLPVAVGLGMDPIQFGIMLMMNLGLGLCTPPVGGCLFVGCAIGNVPIEKAVKSIWPFYLAILAALMLVTFVPAISLTLPNWLNP; the protein is encoded by the coding sequence ATGGGCTTAGCAATCTTATTAGGACTCTTTGCACTTTTAACCGTGATTGGCGCACCAGTGGCTTTTGCCCTCGGTATGGCAGCCATTGCCGCATTCTTTTATGAAGGTTTGCCGTTGATGATCGGCTTCCAGCGAATTGTTTCAGGCGTTTCTACGTTTTCATTGCTGGCTATTCCTTTCTTCATTTTCGCTGGCGAACTCATGCTACATGGCGGCATTGCTGCTCGCTTAATTCGATTGGCATCAGCAAGTGTTGGCTGGATGCGCGGTGGATTAGGCCAAGTTAACGTGTTCTCTAGTATGCTGTTTGGTGGTATTTCAGGTTCCGCTGTTGCCGATACATCGGCACTGGGTTCGTTACTGATTCCTGTTATGAAGGAAAAAGGCTACGACGACGATTACGCAGTTAACGTTACGGTGACGTCATCCATCGCAGGGATTATGATCCCGCCGAGCCACAACATGATCCTATATGTGGTCGCGGCAGGTGGTGGCATGTCAGTCGCAAGCCTCTTTGTTGCGGGTATCGTCCCTGGAATCTTGATGTGTCTTCTATTGGCCTTCGCCGCGAGAACCATTGCGATTCGCAAAAACTTTCCGACTGAGCCGTTTGCTGGTCTAAAAGCGATCTTTATCTCTTTTGTCGCCTCAATTCCGGGTTTAATTACCGCCATTATTGTTGTCGGTGGTGCCTTATCTGGTGTATTCACGGTCACAGAGTCAGGTGCAATCGGTGCAATTTACGCGATTCTAATCACCGCGCTCGTTTACCGCACATTGAGCTTAAAAGACTTCTGGGTAGCGGTTGTACGCTCCGTTAGAACGACAGGGCTTGTTATGGTCCTTGTTGGTTGTGCCTCTGCTTTTGGTTATATGCTGGCACTGTATGAAGTCCCTAAGCTGCTCGCGCATGCGTTAACGTCTTTGTCTGACAATCCAATAGTGATCTTATTGTTGATGAACCTGATTTTACTGGTTCTCGGTATGATCATGGACATGGCGGCACTTATTTTAATTTGTACTCCAATCTTTTTACCTGTTGCCGTTGGTCTAGGCATGGATCCAATTCAATTTGGCATCATGCTGATGATGAACTTAGGTCTAGGACTGTGTACGCCTCCTGTCGGTGGATGTCTCTTTGTTGGCTGTGCCATTGGTAACGTGCCAATAGAAAAAGCTGTGAAGTCTATTTGGCCTTTTTACTTAGCAATTCTAGCGGCTTTGATGTTAGTGACTTTTGTACCCGCGATCTCACTAACATTACCGAACTGGCTTAATCCATAA